In a genomic window of bacterium:
- a CDS encoding TolC family protein has product MNRPLLLGILLLIPTLLPAEEAGLSWSQCLKEATLNNPDLLSAQRSLNAAENSHMASLGQFFPQISLNASAGRSGPGGLDDALSGPHSGSANLSLSASESLFSGFRDFASVDSSNAQLDIARAQLTQAKAQLSRDLKVAFYTLLYSQQQIQLLQTIADRNKANQDLVEMNYKGGTDNKGSLLQAQATYQESLYEVDQAKRSLSLAQRQLALLLGRDLPGDIQVAGEFQVPALQPAIPDFKQLTLQTPAYLQSLAQLHLSESSYVSARGTFFPTLSANASLSRQGDGLDDLNTPGWSAGLSLNFPLFTGGKDLFNFMSAEESKGAAQEDLRSTLLKTSASLESAFSSYQNAVENTQVQSSFLSAAKTREEIAKAEYLNGLLSFQNWDQLETNLTSQQKSQLSSSLTAKTTEAAWELAQGKGEIP; this is encoded by the coding sequence ATGAACAGACCGCTCCTGCTGGGAATCCTACTCCTTATCCCCACCCTCCTCCCGGCGGAGGAGGCCGGTTTGTCATGGTCCCAATGCCTCAAGGAAGCGACCCTGAACAACCCCGACCTGCTCTCGGCCCAAAGATCCCTGAACGCCGCCGAGAACAGCCATATGGCCAGCCTCGGCCAGTTCTTCCCCCAGATCTCCCTGAATGCCTCCGCGGGCCGGTCGGGTCCGGGCGGGCTCGACGACGCCCTCTCCGGACCCCATTCGGGTTCGGCCAACCTCAGCCTCTCGGCTTCCGAAAGCCTCTTCTCCGGATTCCGCGACTTCGCGTCGGTGGATTCCTCCAACGCCCAACTGGACATCGCCCGGGCCCAACTCACCCAAGCCAAGGCCCAGCTATCCCGGGACCTCAAGGTGGCCTTCTATACCCTGCTCTATTCCCAACAACAGATCCAGCTCCTGCAGACCATCGCCGACCGCAACAAGGCCAACCAGGACCTGGTCGAGATGAACTACAAGGGCGGCACCGACAACAAGGGCTCCCTCCTGCAGGCCCAGGCGACCTACCAGGAATCGCTCTATGAGGTGGACCAAGCCAAACGGTCCTTGAGCCTGGCCCAACGCCAGTTGGCCCTTCTTTTAGGGCGGGACCTCCCGGGGGACATCCAGGTCGCCGGTGAATTCCAGGTCCCGGCCCTCCAACCCGCCATTCCCGATTTCAAGCAATTGACCCTCCAGACCCCCGCCTATCTCCAATCCCTGGCCCAACTCCACCTTTCCGAAAGTTCCTATGTCAGCGCCCGGGGGACCTTCTTCCCCACCCTGAGCGCCAATGCCAGCCTCTCCCGCCAAGGGGACGGGTTGGACGACCTGAACACCCCGGGTTGGTCGGCCGGGCTCTCGCTCAACTTTCCGCTCTTCACCGGCGGCAAGGACCTCTTCAACTTCATGAGCGCCGAGGAATCCAAGGGCGCGGCCCAGGAGGACCTGCGAAGCACCCTGCTCAAGACCTCGGCCTCCCTGGAAAGCGCCTTCTCCTCCTACCAGAACGCGGTGGAGAACACCCAGGTGCAGTCCTCCTTCCTTTCCGCGGCCAAGACCCGCGAGGAGATCGCCAAGGCCGAGTACCTGAACGGCCTCTTGAGCTTCCAGAACTGGGACCAGCTCGAGACCAACCTGACCTCCCAGCAAAAATCACAACTATCCAGTTCCCTCACCGCCAAGACCACCGAGGCGGCCTGGGAATTGGCCCAAGGCAAAGGAGAGATACCGTGA
- a CDS encoding HlyD family efflux transporter periplasmic adaptor subunit produces MKNLRTIRGPRSAVLILLACFLVGAGCGKTKKWGNGGANSGGFRPVEVTRDDLQITVLATGNVQPKNQLDIKPPISGRIEKILIQEGQYVKKGQVLVELSSTERATLLDAARAQGPDALKKWEDLYQSTPLLSPLSGQIVNLPTVPGQVVSTADTIMVMSDHLIVNTQVDETDLAQIRLGQDAVITLDAYPGQSIPAKVRRIAYQSVLSNNVTTYPVEVWPDKVPPFMRSGMTANVVFKVSEKDDVLVIPSEAIQQGPDGSSYVLEGPAKKGDKPQTVAVQTGMTDGKQTEIVSGLAEGDKVLIKSFSAGQLSAPSTGTNPFMPNMRGGKSSGGGNRGGGH; encoded by the coding sequence GTGAAGAACTTGCGAACCATCCGCGGTCCACGATCGGCGGTCCTGATCTTGCTGGCCTGCTTCCTGGTCGGGGCGGGCTGTGGGAAGACGAAAAAATGGGGGAACGGCGGCGCCAACTCAGGCGGGTTCCGGCCGGTCGAGGTGACCCGGGACGACCTTCAGATCACGGTGCTGGCCACCGGCAACGTCCAGCCCAAGAACCAGCTGGATATCAAGCCGCCCATCTCGGGGCGGATCGAGAAGATCCTCATCCAAGAGGGACAATATGTGAAGAAGGGCCAGGTACTGGTGGAACTCAGCTCCACCGAGCGGGCCACCCTGCTGGACGCCGCCCGGGCCCAAGGTCCGGACGCCTTGAAGAAATGGGAGGATCTCTACCAATCCACGCCCCTTCTCTCCCCTCTCTCGGGCCAGATCGTGAACCTGCCCACCGTGCCGGGCCAAGTGGTCTCCACCGCCGACACCATCATGGTGATGTCCGACCATCTCATCGTGAACACCCAGGTGGATGAGACCGACCTCGCCCAGATCCGCCTGGGCCAGGACGCCGTCATCACGCTGGATGCCTACCCGGGCCAATCCATCCCGGCCAAGGTGCGCCGCATCGCCTACCAGTCGGTCCTTTCCAACAATGTGACCACCTATCCGGTGGAGGTCTGGCCCGACAAGGTCCCTCCCTTCATGCGAAGCGGCATGACCGCCAACGTGGTCTTCAAGGTCAGCGAGAAGGACGACGTCCTGGTGATCCCCTCCGAGGCCATCCAGCAGGGACCGGACGGCTCCTCCTACGTGCTGGAAGGCCCCGCCAAGAAGGGGGACAAACCCCAGACCGTGGCGGTCCAGACAGGGATGACCGACGGCAAGCAGACCGAGATCGTCTCCGGGCTGGCCGAGGGCGACAAGGTGTTGATCAAGTCCTTCTCCGCCGGGCAGCTGTCCGCGCCCTCCACCGGGACCAACCCCTTCATGCCCAACATGCGGGGAGGCAAGAGCAGTGGCGGCGGCAACCGGGGCGGGGGACATTGA
- a CDS encoding ABC transporter permease, translating into MNVIEIKNLTKVYRMGDTEVRALNGVSLEIEAGEFVAIMGASGSGKSTMLQILGLLDSPTSGSYKLLGKEVSALQEDELAAIRSRTLGFIFQMFNLLPRTPSVEQVSLPLLYSDPDSSHNDPKDLLRMVGLGERLDHRPNELSGGQQQRVAIARSLVNQPKMILADEPTGNLDSKSSAEIIEFLGKMNASGITVVLVTHEPDIAAHARRVITMKDGKVLSDRSNRSSAPAPSAAKTREILKDAGKASSAGFSLRQSKEYFRQALRALLANKVRSGLSVLGILIGVAAVIAMLAVGTGAQKSMEQRLASLGTNLLMLRPGSLSVGGVQQGTGGTSRITLQDAEAVAKVPMVKRTAPEISGRVQVTYADKNWNTQVTGTTPSYAEMRAAVPVAGRFVSNDDVQKRNRVAVVGLTVVKNLFGDNANPIGEWIKINRTSFQVIGVLPVKGSNGFQDQDDAIVVPVTTAMYRLFGKEYVNMVDIEADSPQNTGTVADAVQSYMMKLKHIPDTPENEGAFQVRNMADIQATLSATTEIMTVLLSSIAAISLLVGGIGIMNIMLVSVTERTREIGLRKAIGARRFDILSQFLIESMAVGIVGGAMGVLLGWGIVFGISKFAGWAAIVTPGAVLLASVFSALVGVLAGLWPAIKASKLSPILALRYE; encoded by the coding sequence GTGAATGTGATCGAGATCAAGAACCTCACCAAGGTCTACAGGATGGGCGATACCGAGGTGCGCGCCCTCAACGGGGTCTCCCTCGAGATCGAAGCGGGCGAGTTCGTGGCCATCATGGGCGCCTCGGGCTCCGGCAAGTCCACCATGCTCCAGATCCTGGGGTTGCTCGATTCCCCCACTTCGGGTTCCTATAAGCTCCTGGGCAAGGAGGTCTCCGCCCTCCAGGAGGACGAACTGGCCGCCATCCGGAGCCGGACGCTCGGCTTCATCTTCCAGATGTTCAACCTGCTGCCGCGTACGCCTTCGGTGGAGCAGGTCTCCCTGCCCCTGCTCTATTCGGACCCCGACTCCTCCCACAATGACCCCAAGGATCTTTTAAGGATGGTGGGCCTGGGCGAACGCCTCGACCATAGGCCCAACGAGCTCTCCGGAGGCCAGCAGCAACGGGTCGCCATCGCCCGGTCCCTCGTCAACCAGCCCAAGATGATCCTGGCCGACGAACCGACCGGCAACCTGGACTCCAAGAGCTCGGCGGAGATCATCGAGTTCCTGGGCAAGATGAACGCCAGCGGCATCACGGTGGTGCTCGTGACCCACGAACCCGACATCGCCGCCCACGCCCGGCGCGTCATCACCATGAAGGACGGTAAGGTCCTTTCCGACCGGTCCAACCGTTCCTCCGCGCCAGCCCCCAGCGCCGCCAAGACCCGGGAGATCCTCAAGGACGCCGGAAAGGCCTCTTCGGCCGGTTTCAGCTTGCGCCAGTCCAAGGAATATTTCCGCCAGGCCCTCCGGGCCCTTTTGGCCAACAAGGTCCGTTCCGGACTGTCCGTGCTCGGCATCCTGATCGGGGTGGCGGCGGTCATCGCCATGTTGGCGGTGGGCACCGGCGCCCAGAAATCCATGGAACAAAGGCTGGCCTCCCTGGGCACGAACCTGCTGATGTTGCGCCCCGGTTCCCTCTCGGTGGGAGGCGTCCAGCAAGGGACCGGTGGCACCAGCCGCATCACCCTCCAGGACGCGGAGGCGGTGGCCAAGGTGCCCATGGTCAAGCGGACCGCCCCCGAGATCTCCGGAAGGGTCCAGGTGACCTACGCGGACAAGAACTGGAACACCCAGGTGACCGGCACCACCCCCAGCTACGCCGAGATGCGGGCCGCCGTCCCCGTCGCCGGGCGTTTCGTCTCCAACGACGACGTCCAGAAGCGGAATCGGGTCGCCGTCGTGGGGCTCACCGTCGTCAAGAACCTCTTCGGGGACAACGCCAACCCCATCGGGGAATGGATCAAGATCAACCGCACCAGCTTCCAGGTCATCGGGGTTCTGCCGGTCAAGGGCTCCAACGGGTTCCAGGACCAGGACGACGCCATCGTGGTCCCCGTGACCACCGCCATGTACCGGCTCTTCGGGAAGGAATACGTGAACATGGTGGACATCGAAGCGGACAGCCCGCAGAACACCGGGACGGTGGCGGACGCCGTCCAGTCCTACATGATGAAACTCAAACACATCCCCGATACCCCGGAAAACGAGGGAGCCTTCCAGGTCAGGAACATGGCCGACATCCAAGCCACCTTGAGCGCCACCACGGAGATCATGACGGTGCTGCTCTCCTCCATCGCGGCCATCTCCCTTTTGGTCGGGGGCATCGGCATCATGAACATCATGCTGGTCTCGGTGACGGAGCGGACCCGGGAGATCGGCCTGCGCAAGGCCATCGGGGCCCGGCGGTTCGACATCCTGTCCCAGTTCCTTATCGAATCCATGGCCGTGGGCATCGTGGGCGGGGCCATGGGCGTTCTCTTGGGTTGGGGGATCGTATTTGGGATCTCCAAGTTCGCCGGATGGGCGGCCATCGTCACGCCCGGCGCCGTGCTCCTGGCCTCCGTTTTTTCCGCCTTGGTCGGGGTCCTGGCCGGCCTCTGGCCCGCCATCAAGGCCTCCAAGCTGAGTCCCATCCTCGCCCTGCGATACGAATGA
- a CDS encoding alpha/beta hydrolase — MPFVLTDRGKFFYEEYRSEGPPVYLLHGLTAKHQDWSSTPDMLAKLGYHVFAFDMRGHGRTYWESRNEDEKGQDFTPEGHAKDLEACAKALGHSGLHVIGHSTGGRNALVFAALFPDLVRSLTVIDQTLTKDLESWKKYRDRRGEYPAPFADEKALDDFLRGKFPGDKLRFDYYKGQFWKKENGEWDWNFSSFGASETQRLGREKEGYPWLPQVKCPILYIQGGDSRYMEAGEREKIESLMTHGHFVVVEKAEHAVFRDNPEGFLRVLATFLKENG, encoded by the coding sequence ATGCCTTTCGTCCTGACCGACCGTGGGAAGTTCTTCTACGAGGAATATCGTTCCGAGGGGCCCCCGGTCTATCTCCTGCACGGTCTGACCGCCAAGCACCAGGATTGGTCCTCGACCCCCGACATGTTGGCCAAGTTGGGTTACCACGTCTTCGCCTTCGACATGCGGGGCCATGGACGTACCTACTGGGAAAGCCGTAACGAGGACGAAAAGGGACAGGACTTCACCCCGGAAGGTCACGCCAAGGACCTGGAGGCCTGCGCCAAGGCGTTGGGCCATAGCGGGCTCCATGTCATTGGCCATTCCACCGGCGGACGCAACGCCCTGGTCTTCGCGGCCCTTTTCCCGGACCTGGTCCGTTCCCTGACCGTCATCGACCAGACCCTGACCAAGGACCTGGAGAGCTGGAAGAAATACCGGGACCGCCGGGGCGAATATCCGGCCCCATTCGCCGACGAGAAGGCCCTGGACGATTTCCTGCGCGGGAAATTCCCCGGGGACAAGCTCCGCTTCGACTATTACAAAGGGCAGTTCTGGAAGAAGGAGAACGGGGAATGGGACTGGAATTTCTCCTCCTTCGGGGCCAGTGAGACCCAGCGCTTGGGCCGGGAGAAGGAAGGCTATCCCTGGCTGCCGCAGGTGAAATGCCCCATCCTCTATATCCAGGGCGGGGACAGCCGTTACATGGAGGCGGGGGAACGGGAAAAGATCGAAAGCCTGATGACCCATGGGCATTTCGTGGTGGTGGAAAAGGCCGAGCACGCGGTGTTCCGCGACAACCCGGAAGGGTTCCTTCGGGTCCTGGCTACCTTCCTCAAAGAGAACGGCTAA
- a CDS encoding MFS transporter, which yields MKKSQRKKGHDPYASLRSRDFRLYIITNFLLIFGNQMVIVALGWELYMKTGQVLDLGLMGLFTFLPAIGLALLGGNVADRYDRRRILIVSTLAYLAGLAGLCWASSLHDESANFRWVVFGFLFLMGTCNAFYNPAKQAMIRQLVAPKDLTNAITWGSSAFQLASVTGPAACGFLLERVPYPYIYGTSIVFEVLFLFALMGFDLRKQARNRASINITSLMEGARFVWNTKPILATITMDLFAVLLGGCTALMPSFVKDILHSGPFSLGWLQAAPSIGAFLMALTIAQRPMKRPGLLLLWAVAGFGAATIVFGLSRNLWLSLAMMFLIGALDNISVIVRGSLVQVLTPDRLLGRVQAVNYLFINSSNQLGAFESGTVAALVGTVPSVVLGGIGSIAIVLGVAYLWPQVARLRSLQATR from the coding sequence ATGAAAAAAAGCCAAAGGAAAAAGGGCCACGACCCCTACGCGTCCCTTCGATCCCGGGACTTCCGCCTCTATATCATCACCAATTTCCTGCTCATTTTCGGGAACCAGATGGTCATCGTCGCCCTGGGCTGGGAGCTTTATATGAAGACCGGACAGGTACTGGACTTGGGCCTGATGGGTCTCTTCACCTTCCTGCCGGCCATCGGCTTGGCGCTCTTGGGCGGGAACGTGGCCGACCGTTACGACCGGCGCCGGATCCTGATCGTCTCGACCTTGGCCTATCTGGCCGGGCTGGCGGGGCTTTGTTGGGCCTCCTCCCTCCATGACGAGTCGGCGAACTTCCGGTGGGTCGTTTTCGGCTTCCTTTTCCTCATGGGAACCTGCAATGCCTTCTATAACCCGGCCAAGCAGGCCATGATCCGCCAATTGGTGGCGCCCAAGGACCTGACCAACGCCATCACCTGGGGCAGCTCGGCCTTCCAATTGGCCTCCGTGACCGGTCCGGCGGCCTGCGGATTCCTCCTGGAAAGGGTCCCCTATCCCTACATCTATGGCACGAGCATCGTTTTCGAGGTCCTATTCCTGTTCGCGTTGATGGGTTTTGACCTGCGGAAGCAAGCCCGGAACCGGGCCTCGATCAACATCACTTCCCTCATGGAAGGGGCCCGTTTCGTCTGGAACACCAAGCCGATCCTGGCCACCATCACCATGGACCTCTTCGCAGTGCTGTTGGGCGGTTGCACGGCCCTCATGCCCAGCTTCGTGAAGGACATCCTCCACTCCGGGCCCTTCAGCCTGGGCTGGCTCCAGGCTGCGCCTTCCATCGGGGCCTTCCTCATGGCCCTGACCATCGCCCAAAGACCCATGAAGCGTCCCGGGTTGCTCCTGCTCTGGGCGGTCGCCGGTTTCGGCGCCGCCACCATCGTCTTCGGACTCTCCCGCAACCTCTGGCTGTCGCTGGCCATGATGTTCCTGATCGGGGCCTTGGACAACATCAGCGTCATCGTGCGGGGAAGCCTGGTGCAGGTCCTCACCCCCGACCGGCTCCTGGGCCGTGTCCAAGCCGTGAACTACCTTTTCATCAATTCTTCCAACCAACTGGGCGCCTTCGAATCGGGAACGGTCGCCGCCCTGGTCGGGACCGTTCCCTCGGTCGTCCTGGGGGGCATCGGAAGCATCGCCATCGTGCTGGGTGTCGCCTACCTTTGGCCCCAGGTCGCCCGCTTGAGATCCCTTCAGGCCACGCGTTAG
- a CDS encoding DUF308 domain-containing protein: protein MTHHLKARFWWILVGRGALGILLGAAALGWFLHLELSPRSPFGSALLMDPFTTLAVLLFFLGLYALTDGIFSVLLGFQDFGDGHHWWGLVACGVLTLGLGSWAWIHPDTGVLFLFYWIALWALITGTAEVLQGLHKTEYQDRKKQFLFAGLCSLAFGLVVILLHAGGSFLLFLYGAYALLLGIPMLVLGTRLRDHLKRTVH, encoded by the coding sequence ATGACCCACCATCTCAAGGCAAGATTTTGGTGGATCCTCGTGGGACGTGGGGCCCTGGGGATCCTCTTGGGAGCCGCCGCTCTCGGCTGGTTCCTCCACCTCGAACTTTCCCCCCGCAGTCCCTTCGGTTCGGCCCTTCTCATGGACCCTTTCACCACGCTGGCCGTCCTCCTTTTTTTCCTGGGCCTTTACGCCCTGACAGACGGGATCTTTTCCGTCCTGCTGGGGTTCCAGGATTTCGGGGATGGGCACCATTGGTGGGGCCTGGTCGCCTGTGGAGTGCTGACCTTGGGCCTGGGGTCCTGGGCTTGGATCCATCCCGACACCGGTGTGTTGTTCCTTTTCTATTGGATCGCCCTATGGGCCTTGATCACGGGGACGGCGGAGGTCCTCCAGGGCCTTCACAAGACGGAATATCAGGACCGTAAGAAACAGTTCCTTTTCGCAGGGCTTTGTTCCCTGGCCTTCGGCCTCGTGGTGATCCTTCTTCATGCCGGGGGGAGCTTCCTGCTCTTCCTTTACGGGGCCTATGCCCTTCTGCTGGGGATCCCCATGCTGGTCTTGGGAACAAGGCTGAGGGATCACCTCAAACGGACCGTCCATTGA
- the ppsA gene encoding phosphoenolpyruvate synthase, translating into MSVWIKWFNEIGITDIPQVGGKNASLGEMVRNLSTAGVRVPDGFAVTSDAYWRFLSENGLEDQLEKLAQEAEKSPRKLRAVGIKTRGFLLKGSFPSELSQAIRTAYRGLAQKTGEKEPSVAVRSSATAEDLPDASFAGQQETFLNIRGEEPLLAACRKCYASLFTDRAISYRIEKGYSHKKVALSIGVQRMVRSDIGASGVMFSIDTDSGFPRVALLNAAFGLGETVVQGEVDPDEYMVFKPLLDQPGLTPILEKKKGSKRIKLIYGPQGGTRLVRTSKSEQARYVLSDPEIMELARWAALVEKHYGKPMDMEWAKDGRTGELFMVQARPETVQSRKALGILKSFRLLKTGTPILTGMAVGEGVAVGPVCRVKSAKDIGKFKEGSILAAEMTDPDWVPIMKKAKGIVTDHGGRTCHAAIVSRELGIPAVVGTGRATRLLKNGQMVTLSCAEGLQGSIYPGALPFEEKEIRLDQAPKTRTQILMNIASPDAAFQWWHLPVQGIGLARMEFLVSESIKVHPMALVNFRALKDKKAKALIARLTEGYADKKEYFVDKLSRGLAQIAATQYPKPVIVRLSDFKTNEYANLVGGAAFEPKEENPMIGWRGASRYYSPGYQPGFELECAALKRARETLGLDNIVVMVPFCRTLGEADKVLAVMATQGLKRGEKGLQVYMMCEIPANVILAEEFAERFDGFSIGSNDLTQLTLGVDRDSGILTKLFDERDEAVTRSIAEVIRRAKASGAKIGICGQAPSDHPEFAAFLVRCGIDSISLNPDSVLKGLETVAAQEAGTARAPVPQPQSQEA; encoded by the coding sequence ATGTCCGTCTGGATCAAGTGGTTCAACGAGATCGGCATCACCGATATCCCCCAAGTCGGCGGGAAGAACGCCTCTTTGGGCGAAATGGTCCGCAACCTCTCCACCGCCGGCGTGAGGGTCCCCGACGGCTTCGCCGTCACTTCCGATGCCTATTGGCGTTTCCTATCGGAGAACGGCCTGGAAGACCAACTCGAAAAGCTGGCCCAGGAAGCGGAAAAGTCCCCCCGGAAATTGAGGGCCGTCGGCATCAAGACACGCGGGTTCCTTCTGAAAGGGTCCTTCCCTTCGGAATTATCGCAGGCCATCCGGACCGCCTACCGGGGCCTCGCCCAGAAAACCGGGGAAAAGGAACCGTCCGTCGCCGTTCGTTCCTCGGCCACCGCCGAGGACCTCCCCGATGCCTCCTTCGCCGGACAACAAGAGACCTTCCTGAACATCCGGGGCGAGGAGCCGTTGCTCGCCGCCTGCCGCAAATGCTACGCCTCCCTCTTCACCGACCGGGCCATCAGCTATCGCATCGAAAAAGGCTATTCCCATAAGAAGGTCGCCCTTTCCATCGGGGTCCAACGGATGGTGCGCTCGGACATCGGGGCCTCCGGCGTGATGTTCTCCATCGATACCGACAGCGGTTTCCCCCGGGTGGCCCTCCTCAATGCGGCCTTCGGCCTGGGGGAGACGGTGGTCCAAGGTGAAGTGGACCCGGACGAATACATGGTCTTCAAACCCCTGCTCGACCAACCCGGCCTGACGCCCATCCTCGAGAAGAAAAAGGGATCCAAGAGGATCAAGCTGATCTACGGCCCCCAGGGCGGGACCCGGCTGGTCAGGACCAGCAAATCCGAGCAGGCCCGTTACGTCCTTTCCGACCCCGAGATCATGGAACTGGCCCGATGGGCGGCGCTGGTGGAAAAACATTATGGGAAGCCCATGGACATGGAATGGGCGAAGGACGGGAGAACAGGGGAACTCTTCATGGTGCAGGCCCGGCCGGAAACGGTCCAATCCCGGAAAGCCCTCGGGATCCTCAAAAGCTTCCGGCTTTTGAAGACCGGCACCCCCATCCTCACCGGGATGGCGGTCGGCGAAGGGGTGGCCGTCGGTCCGGTCTGCCGGGTCAAGAGCGCCAAGGACATCGGAAAATTCAAGGAAGGGTCCATCCTGGCGGCCGAAATGACCGACCCCGACTGGGTCCCCATCATGAAGAAGGCCAAAGGCATCGTGACCGATCACGGGGGACGCACCTGTCACGCCGCCATCGTCAGCCGGGAACTGGGGATCCCCGCCGTGGTGGGTACGGGGCGGGCCACCCGCCTCCTGAAGAACGGGCAGATGGTCACCCTCTCCTGCGCCGAAGGGCTCCAGGGTTCCATTTATCCCGGCGCTCTTCCCTTCGAGGAAAAAGAGATCCGACTGGACCAGGCTCCCAAGACCCGCACCCAGATCCTCATGAACATCGCCAGCCCCGACGCCGCCTTCCAATGGTGGCATCTGCCGGTCCAAGGCATCGGCCTGGCCCGCATGGAATTCCTGGTGAGCGAGTCCATCAAGGTCCATCCCATGGCCCTGGTGAACTTCCGGGCCCTCAAGGACAAGAAGGCGAAGGCCCTCATCGCCCGCCTCACCGAAGGTTATGCCGACAAGAAGGAATATTTCGTGGATAAGCTCTCCCGGGGGCTGGCCCAGATCGCCGCCACCCAATACCCCAAACCCGTCATCGTGCGCCTCAGCGACTTCAAGACCAACGAATACGCCAACCTGGTCGGCGGCGCGGCCTTTGAACCGAAGGAAGAGAACCCCATGATCGGCTGGCGGGGGGCATCGCGCTATTACTCCCCCGGTTACCAGCCCGGTTTCGAACTGGAATGCGCGGCCCTGAAGCGGGCCCGGGAGACCTTGGGGCTCGACAACATCGTGGTCATGGTCCCCTTTTGCCGCACGCTGGGCGAGGCGGATAAGGTGCTCGCCGTCATGGCCACCCAAGGCCTGAAACGGGGAGAGAAGGGCCTGCAGGTCTACATGATGTGCGAGATCCCCGCCAACGTGATCCTGGCCGAGGAATTCGCGGAACGTTTCGACGGCTTCTCCATCGGCTCCAATGACCTGACCCAATTGACCCTGGGGGTGGACCGGGACTCGGGCATCCTCACCAAACTCTTCGATGAACGGGACGAAGCGGTGACCCGCTCCATCGCCGAGGTGATCCGCCGGGCCAAGGCCTCCGGCGCCAAGATCGGCATCTGCGGACAGGCCCCCAGCGACCATCCCGAATTCGCGGCCTTCCTGGTGCGCTGCGGGATCGATTCCATCTCCCTCAACCCCGATTCGGTGCTCAAAGGGCTGGAGACCGTGGCGGCCCAAGAGGCCGGGACGGCCCGGGCACCCGTTCCCCAACCTCAGTCCCAGGAGGCGTGA
- a CDS encoding DUF308 domain-containing protein: protein MRHHIMAKFWWILSGRGVLGILFGAGSLFWAVRLEEGPNDLFGLSIFLRPVSILATLLLMLGCYAFLDGLFSLVLGAQDFGGGKRWNSLLVEGSLSIALGIWTWIQPEKGALVLFYWIASWSLLTGALEIHQSLDLTEYRDRKRSLLMAGAVSMLYGTSIFLFHPSGIRLVVLTGLFALLFGIPLLVLGLRLRRFTHGKYQPGAHRPVPER from the coding sequence ATGCGGCACCACATCATGGCGAAATTCTGGTGGATCCTCTCCGGACGGGGCGTCTTAGGCATCCTCTTCGGGGCCGGTTCCCTGTTCTGGGCGGTCCGCCTCGAGGAAGGTCCCAACGATCTTTTCGGGCTTTCCATCTTCCTCAGGCCCGTCTCCATCCTGGCGACCCTGTTGCTCATGCTGGGCTGTTACGCCTTCCTGGACGGCCTTTTTTCCTTGGTCCTCGGAGCCCAGGACTTCGGCGGCGGGAAGCGGTGGAACAGCCTGCTGGTCGAGGGGTCCCTCAGCATCGCCTTGGGGATCTGGACCTGGATCCAACCGGAGAAGGGGGCCCTGGTGCTCTTCTACTGGATCGCGTCCTGGTCGCTCCTGACCGGGGCCCTGGAGATCCACCAATCCCTCGACCTGACCGAATACAGGGACCGCAAAAGGTCCTTGTTGATGGCCGGGGCCGTGTCGATGCTCTACGGAACCTCCATTTTCCTGTTCCACCCCAGCGGCATCCGGTTGGTGGTGCTGACCGGGCTCTTCGCCCTGCTGTTCGGGATCCCGCTTTTGGTCCTTGGACTGCGGCTCCGGCGCTTCACCCACGGAAAATACCAACCGGGGGCGCACCGGCCCGTTCCGGAACGTTGA
- a CDS encoding outer membrane beta-barrel protein produces MRKLFLLFPFILALAGPVRPADPMPENQRWIEAIDGGFIFPVSSAAGRDYDRGVGGDILIGYRFDRSFSLSADLGYYDCDQKGTGASAGEWIYVPMLAVARWTFGDGWVRPYALAGAGVAVNNYNLTQGVWGHVSNRETNLLLAPGAGALFIIAPGTALYLQARLDLNFTTPGGPWTDNPSLFMPVKGGLSLFVL; encoded by the coding sequence ATGAGGAAGTTATTCCTGCTGTTCCCTTTCATTCTCGCCCTGGCCGGCCCGGTCCGGCCCGCCGATCCCATGCCCGAGAACCAACGTTGGATCGAGGCCATCGACGGGGGTTTCATCTTCCCGGTCAGTTCGGCCGCCGGCCGGGACTATGACCGGGGGGTGGGAGGGGACATCCTGATCGGCTACCGTTTCGACCGGTCCTTCAGCCTTTCCGCCGACCTGGGCTATTACGACTGCGACCAGAAAGGGACGGGGGCTTCGGCCGGGGAATGGATCTATGTTCCCATGCTGGCGGTGGCCCGTTGGACCTTCGGAGATGGCTGGGTCCGGCCCTATGCCCTGGCCGGGGCCGGCGTGGCCGTCAACAACTACAACCTCACCCAGGGCGTTTGGGGCCACGTTTCCAACCGGGAAACGAACCTACTGCTCGCGCCCGGGGCGGGGGCGCTCTTCATCATCGCCCCCGGCACCGCCCTTTATCTCCAGGCCCGTTTGGACCTGAACTTCACCACGCCCGGCGGCCCTTGGACCGACAATCCTTCCCTTTTCATGCCGGTCAAGGGCGGCTTGAGCCTTTTCGTCCTGTGA